The following is a genomic window from Benincasa hispida cultivar B227 chromosome 7, ASM972705v1, whole genome shotgun sequence.
aCCAAAAAAATCTAAGTTattatgatttaaaaaaacaatgttatctttagaataaattaattgtagATATTATTTGGGGTGTTTTTGTAATCTAATAATTAGtaatgaattaaattcaaagtagttttgctatttttcataACCTAAAACATAAtgctatttttcaaaatgaatatttagaGAATGCTATTTCTCTTATTAGCCCAAAATTGAATGGTTTGATGGGGTATTTGGAAGGGGTGAAACCCACCATTTCAACTCTCCAACATCAAATTATTGACCACATTCCTAGAGTAGGAGCAACACGATGAAGTATAATACCACAACTTTTCAATCAAGTGActacaaaaagaaataaataaataaataaataaataatacacATTACTAGGAATGAAATTACtcttagatatttaaaaaatgcaTCGTGTTTTTTTGTGCaaactctaaaaaaataataatatttcgTTAATTGTTGATCCCATTTTATCAACCTGGAGGTGAAAGGACAACTCtcctaatattttattattaatgttcacattttttttaatcatcacATTATGAAAATACAGAATATAAAAACAACAGTATTTGACTAATAACTTTCAAATCTAtaatataatcataataagTTAAAAAAGCATtattaagatatatatatatattaaaaagaaaaagaaaaggaaaaagaaaaagaaaaagaaaacctcTTCGATTCTCCCCACAGGACAGGCCACACCATATattaaaaggagaaaaagaattatataCGATAATTTGATAATTTATGAAGAaacgaaaaataaataaatttaccgCCATTTCGTTCCTTGTCCTAAGCAACCACAAATATAAATCCAATCGTCCCCAAATTGCTTCTTGTTAGGGCGGTGGAAAGAACAAATATCTCTCTATTTCTGATTTCGCATACTGCAAGCATTTCCCAGAACTCAATTCAAGCTAGAGAACAACAAATGGCCGCAACCAGGTCTATGATGCGTTCTGCATCCATTTTCTTAACGGAGCCATCGCGACCCCTTCACTTCACTCCTCCTTCTTCCTCCTTCTCCCTCCGAACCAGGCGATCCTTCACCCATAGATTGTATTGCAATGTCAGGAGAATTACCGCTCGAGGTTTTCACTTTCCTAAACCAATTGTTCTCAATTGCTCCCACGATGAGACCCAATCGACGTCGTCCTCTAATCAGGATGGCCAGGACCCTCCTCAGGAGGCTGTTTTGAAGGCAATTTCAGGTTTCCACCTGACCTTTATGCTATCAAGGCTTCCGAATTGTAAGCCGTAAATCAATTTGTTCTGTATCATTCCTCGTGTGTGCTTGTGCCTGTTCGTGTTTCTATTTCACGACTAGTTCTTAATTTACGCGATGTAACTGATAGTCAGTTCCGTTTGATTGCTTGATACAGAGGTATCTAAGACAGAAGGGAGGGTTGGGCATACCACGAATATGGTACTTGGAGGAACAGTGACTAGTGATTCTACTAACGAGTGGCTCGCTTTGGATCAAAAGGTACGGAATAGTTGCCCCATTACCTAATTTATGTATGGAATGGCTGCTTCATATCTTTCGATGTTTGAGTGAAAGGTCAATTATTATTGGTTAAAAAAGTGGTTGCTTCTCTCTATCTTTGCTGCAGTGAGTTATAAGTAGAAGAGTCAGGGTGGATTTACCTGTAAAAATCACATTATCTAGCTAATTGCTTTGTCGTTTTACCATCACCTTTAATTTTGTATGATTATTGGATAGGTGAACTCGTACCCGGGTGTTAGAGGCTTTACAGCGATTGGAACTGGAGGAGATGATTTTGTGCAATCTATGGTTGTTGCTGTGGAGTCTGTCCTCCAACAACCAATTCCTGAGGTGATTGTTTTCAGTTTCCACAGAGTATATCTTTCACTTCATTCTGCAGATGTCTCGTTATATATTGTGCATGTGTGTGGAATTTCttagaaattgaaatttatgcTTGCAGTTAGTGATAAAATTAGGCCAGATaatattatttccttttttttttttaaaaaaaagtgggAGACGTATTATTTCTGATTAATATCAGTTAGAAACTATTATACCAAGTGACTTGATAGTAAAAATTGGAAGAAGTAGCCCAAGTCCAATAGGtcttatcaattaaaaaaatctaggttCAAAATAGGACGAGATTGTCTTATAACAATTTCCAACAAAGTTGAACTACAGCAAATGTCCGAATATAAAATGCTAGAAGtgttatttaaactcttttcaACTTCCATGGACTGGCAAAGTCTATCATTTTCCTCACCCCTCACACATGATAGCTAACAAAAACTATTGTGAAAGTTTTTGTGTTTGTGGACAATGATGGTCACTGCATTAAACTCCTAATTTCCTAACGATAAGGTGGATGCTCATTATTTGAGCTTCAAAAAAGTTGCAAAAGTTCTTATTCTCCGAGcttaatatgtcatatggtatagAGGAATGGCTGGTCTTTCTCATGAATAGCGTGGGCATAGAAAAGAAATTTCTAGAGAGTTATAGGATGGATCTGCACAGCCTGAAGGAAGAtatattttggagaaaaatatGCTAAAGTGACTTGAAAGAAGAGGATCAAAATTCTACCTTTTCCCATCTTTTGGTTGATGGATGAAAGAAAAGTATACTCGTTTCCCACATGCCATCTTTTCTAGTGAGTTTGATTAATGGCTTAAAGGTGATAAGTAAGTTCGTCGAGTTTTTTGTCAAAAGCCTttcatgtattaatttcttCCCTGGAGGCATGTGTTTGGATTTGGTTAAGGTAGATGTCAAAGTGGAGCTGGAAATTCCTTCCCAATAAGGAGGAGCATTGAGAGAAGAATTTGGAACATCATCAAGGTTGATGTAATAAACGTGTTACAGTGAATGCTTGTGTAAATGCAACCTACATCTGTGGATTCTTGTAGAAATCTAACCTTGTTTACAACCTTAGATTCTTGACCTACTAGGCTCCCTGTCCCTCAGTTTCCATTTTTGTTGGCTTGTGAAATAGTATAtgtcttctttatttttcttctcttttaattttttttgaggAAACAATCTTATGGGtctataaaatttcaaaaatagagGAAAGCCAAGCCCTGTGTGAAGGGTAATAGAAAAAGCTCTGTGAAAGGAGTATCAATGCTACAATCGTTGTAAGGGGTAACAAGTTTACATCAAGAAAGCTCGTCTTTAATTTTGTAAGAGCTTGGTTTGGCTCCTGGCTCTCGAAAGAAATAGTAGGTTCTTCAGAAGTCAACAACAAAAGATCCTTTAGGAGCTTTATGGACCATTATTTTTTGTGGCTCTtcttagagtaaattgtatgcTCCTTCAACATAAACggttttacttctttttctgACAATTTGAAGCCATGGAGCCTGGCTTTCCTCCCCATTCATCTTATCCATGAAACCGTTGCTTACACACACACAGAATGACATTTATGCCAATAAAGGGCTACAAAAAGAGGGAATCAAACTAGTGATCGAGACTTTTTTCTTTGGTTATGAAAACCCTACTGTTCCTTTCAAGCCAAAGATTCAGGGATTACTTGCTGATATTGCAGATAGGAAATCTTTTATATTTGCGGTAATGTAAGAGGCTAAGAGCCATGTCCCTATTGAAGTAACACGTAATTCCAGAACTTACAGCATAGGAGGTTGTAGGCAATCATTAAAAGGACCAAAAAGAAGGGCCTACGAAAAGACTTGTTATTGAGAAGGCTTATGTCATGGAGATCTTGAATTTTTTGGGGTGCTAGTATCTACTACCAATTTCTCAGCCGGGCCCAATAGAAGATTGGATTTTGTTGGTCCCTATCTACCCTACCTGGGGTGGGGTGGGGTGTGGGGTTGGTTGAATTGGTGCCTGGTGGTCGATTATTTTAGTTGGGTTATTTGTAAAAGGGATTGTTGATGGCTTTGTGATTAGGATATCTTATTAGATTTTTCTCTATGATAGACCATCGCCAATTTGTTCAAGGCTATCAAATTCTTTCAACATCCATTTGGGTTTACAATCAATTTAGCAAGATGGGTCGTCATAGGGTGAACTGCTCACCTTTGGGGTTAAGTACACCGAGTCTAAAGTGCTTACATACCAGCTATACCTTGGATAGAGAAATTGTAGGTTTTCTAATAAGCCAGAAGGATTATGTCCTTTGATTGAAAGAGTTTGCACTGGTGACTCATTTATTACTGTAtactattcttttaattaaatttagatcATTGGATATGGTGGCCTCATGCTGCATCATATGCTGCTCaaacttaattgattttcatatccttcttcaaaacttcatcattgtAGCTTTAGTTTACACACTTCCTAACTGTTGTATCCTTTGTTTTAAGCTTCAC
Proteins encoded in this region:
- the LOC120080787 gene encoding uncharacterized protein LOC120080787, producing the protein MAATRSMMRSASIFLTEPSRPLHFTPPSSSFSLRTRRSFTHRLYCNVRRITARGFHFPKPIVLNCSHDETQSTSSSNQDGQDPPQEAVLKAISEVSKTEGRVGHTTNMVLGGTVTSDSTNEWLALDQKVNSYPGVRGFTAIGTGGDDFVQSMVVAVESVLQQPIPEGKVKHKFSAKGKYISVNIGPVQVISSEQVQAVYNAMKRDDRMKYFL